The stretch of DNA GCACAGAACTGACAATCCTAGTGAATCTCACTTTGCCCGGGGTGAGGAGACAGGAACAGAGGTAAAATGCTTGCTCCCCAAAGCATACTTGTTTCACTGATGCTGCGAGCAAAGGCTCAGTAGAATGAGGGAAACTTTCTGGCTTGGAATACAATTTGTTTCCTACTAACACTGACAAAACTTTTTGGAAGGACATGAAGGAAGGAACTCTGTGCCTGCCATGAAACAGTTTTCAGTAGATAGATGAACATGAAAGCCACAGTTGAACAAAACACAGAGCTCCTTGTGTCTGTAGAAGCTAtgaaaccctgagaggcaggCATAGCAAAATATTACCTTCACTTTCCAGATAACAAAGCTTGCTTACCCACCGGAGAGTTCAAGCAGCTTGTTCATTGTTGCAGAGCTAATAATTAGCAGATTTGGGTCTCCTAGTTGGGTGATACTTTTAATGCATGCAACCAACTGGGCTATGAAACACCTAGAAAACCAATTAAGCATGCCTGGGAACAATGTGAATAGGCTTGGAGCCCCAAGGCCTCCTGGGCAAGGTGGCATTTGACCTAGGAATTGAAAGATCCAAGAGATTTCTatcagagaagaaaggagagaagaatgTTCTAGAAGTAGAGGCACTTCCTGAGCAAGACATAGAGCAGGACAAGAGAAGCAGACCTAGGGCAAGATTGCTGGGAAATGAGGACTCCTCCCTCTTCTGCCCTGAGGTGCTGAGATAAACAAGGAGGAGAAGCCTGGTGTCTCTCCACTGATAAGTGGGCAACACCCAAGGCCAATAGTCTGTGTTTGGGGACAGGGGAAGAATGTCAGCAGTGCCCCTTCGCCAGGACCAAGGAAGTGGCATGGTAGCTGGCAGCAGTGCGTTTCCTGAGCCCCAGTCCTCAGAATCAGCCCTTAGCCCTGAACCAGGAAGGACTCTGGGAGCCAAAGCGAAGGACTGATGGCAAGTCCTCAGGGGAGGTGTCAGATGGGGGTGCATATGCCCTGCTTCAGGCAGAAAGAAGGGCAAAAAGAGAGGGAGGTAAAAGGTGGAAGTGGATATATATACATCCAGGGGAGTGGGTCCTTCAAGAAGGCTGTCCAGAGACACTGCTCCGAGTTGaaaatggggtggggtgggtaggGAAGGTATCAAGACGGCCTGATAAAACTCTCTTTAATGCACCCCCCTTTCTGAACCagcttctctcccctcctccttcctcttcagcTCACTTCAGGAGGGTGGAGACCTAAGTGGGGGAGAGCCGAGTGGACACAGCCAAGCCAGCAAAATGGGGACTCGCTGGAGTCAGGAGGTGAGTGACATGTTGGGGTTCATTCCTTTTTAGCTCTGATATCCTGCAAACGCTCATTGTTTGCTCCTCATCCAGGACAAGTGGCAAATCCTTGTCTTCTTTTCTTCCGGTGGGTCTTGATAGGACTGGGTTGAGGGAGAATCAGAATGAACTCTATGCCAGGGGCCCTGAGCATTGGCTGTTCTCTCGTTCTagtcccttcctccccacccccttcccatcCTCTCAACCCCTCCACTCAATGCTTCCCTTCTCCCTGTTCTTCCCACAGAGCTCTGCAGATGAGGGACAGTCCACTGAAAGGAGCAGACAGCGGGCCCCAGCCAGATGGGTGCTGCTTGCCGTCCTCACTGTCAGCCTGCTCCTTGGGTCTTTTGTGCTTTTGGTCTTCGTCTTCCGGAACTGCGGCCCTCGTAAGCAAGATCCCACAAACCCCAACAGAACTGGCAGTCCCTCAGCCACGGACCGCTGCCCATGCTCCCGCCTCAAAATTATTAGCTGCTAAGTTGACTTAGGAGCTGCTCATCAGAACCCTTGCATCCCTTGAAGTGACCCTTCTCACTCCTGGCCATCAGTCCAACAATGTTCCAGGGCTTTGTTCCTCATTGGTCATTCCTATGCCAACCTCTAGGGGGAGccctcctctcttttcctcttaacTCGAGATGTTCCCCACAGCCCCCTGTGACACACCTGTGTGTTTGGATCTCCTGGGCCGTTATGTGGCTTCTGGGAACAGCAGTGTGGACCCTTGCACTGACTTCTTCAGCTTGGCCTGTGGAAGGGCCACTGGCGACAACAATCCTTTCCAGGATCTTGCAGAGGAAAACAAGAGCCGACTCAGGAGAATTTTAGGTGAGGAAAGTAGGCTGAGACGATTCTGTGTGCAAATGATTGCCTCTAAGCCTAGAACAGTTATGACTGCCCCAAATGCTGTAGCTGTGGAACAATTGGCTGACCCAAGCTCAGTGGGCTTCTCATGGCACTGCGTGGGTTTGCTTCTCTATCACTAATCATTGTCATCTCAAACGCTTCCCTTATTTTGTGCCTTTTGGTCTTTCTATTCATCCCTAACCCTCcaccttcctttttcttctggtTATCCATGACTACTCTGTTCCCTTTGACCTTTCCCTTTGAATAAGTTCCAATTTGTTAATTCCCTTAAATTCTCGTTTTCCCAGTTTTCCTACCTCTTCTTTGTATCCCCATGAGCTTTGCCTGTTTGCTCGTCTGCATACCAGCTTACAGTTCTTTAATCCTCCAAAACTTTTCTTTCTAGAGGCCCCAGGTTCCTGGGATCCAGGTTCTGGGGAGGAAAAAGCCTTCAGATTCTATAGTTCTTGTATGGATACTCAGGCCATTGAAGACGCAGGAGCTGGCCCCCTTAAACAAGTTATTGAAGAGGTGAGGAAAGTGGGGGGAATGACCTTTCTGGATACATATTGTAGAGGACCAGTAATGCATGCTTGGGCTGCCAGGTTTTTCTAGGGGTCCTCAAGTTCTAGGATGGAAGCAGAATATGTCAATGCTCTGTAGAAGGCTCAGGAACTTGGCTGAGGGCAGAGAAAGCAGAATTGATGTACAGCCATGGTGGAACACTTGGTTTCAGGAATCAGGGGATATCTGCTATGAGAGAGGGCAAGGTCAGGACTGGGAGCGGGGATGGGGAGATGGCTAGATCTCAAAGACCAACCTGTTATTCCCATCTCTCTTCTTCTCAGCTTGGAGGCTGGCACATCTCTGGCAATTGGACTTCCTTAGACTTTAACCAAACTCTGAAGCTCCTAATGAGTCGATATGGCCACTTTCCGTTTTTCAGAGCCTATCTACGACCTCATCcgacccctccacacacaccggTTATCCAGGTGAGGAACGCACTGGCAAAACCACACATGGACCCAGGTCTCCTTGAACTCTAAGCTATCATCTTGAGACGATTCTGTGTGCAAATGATTGCCTCTAAGCCTAGAACAGTGGGGGCATGTTGGGTACAATGTACAATGTACAGTGTAGACCATATTCCTACCTACAGGGAAAATTATTAGTATGAGAGTCAGAGAAACCAGAGAAAACCAGGTGAGGGTGGAAACGAAGCACAGGGCCATTTCAGAGGATTGCAGTGGATTCAGTCTTCCTTACTGCTGGTTTAAATCATTCCCAGAGCCTCTTAGCTAGCCTTCCAAGCTCCAGTATTGCCCTAGTCTCATTTACTATTTAGTTTTACagtagaaatctttttttaaagatttatttttattttgttctggaaaggtagagtcacagagacaTGAGTAGAagcagatattccatccactaccTGAACAGTCTCAACAGCCAaggccagtccaaatccaggagctttgtctgcATCTCCCgtatgggtacaaggtcccaaagtgTTGGGTTATCCTCCatcgctttcccaggacattaatggggaactgaatcagaactggagcatctgggactagaaccagtgcccctatgggatgccagcaccacaatcGGAGGTCTAGCTATATGCCGCTATGCTGGCCTCAGAGGAATATTTTACACGAAGAGTTACTTAAGATATTATCTCTATTTAAAAGCCATTGATGGTTTGGCAGGTCAGCAGGATTTAGTCTCTAATGTTTAGCAAAGGCTTGCCAGAACTCTTATGGTCCTTATATACTTCTTCAGCCTTGTCTCCTGCCACATCCCTTCTTCCCCTTGTGCCCTCAGCTATGCTCATTGGCACTTCAAAAACATTCCTCTTTTCTTCGCATGTGCTTCTCCCTTTACCAATAACTGCCCCCCACACTCAGTCTGGAAGCCCTTGCATATTCTTTCAATGCTGACGTCAGTCCCAATCTCCTTAAGAAGCCTTCATGGATCCTCCAGCCTTGAGTTAGGTGAAGCCATtctgtctcttcatttccttATGCCTTCAGCAACTCGTGCTCTGTCTTGATGACCGTAGGCCTCCTCAGACCAGGACCACACTCTCTATTCACCTTTGTTCTCAGGACAAAGGTGAATGTCCAGGAAACTAGGGGCCCTAACCAGATGTGTGTTGAGTGAGAAAAATGCTGTTGTGATAGGCAACATGATACTAGCTATTTGGCCCCTGCTCTCAAAATTTCACAGTATTATAATAAGGTGAACATAGAAGAACATTCTATATGAGAGatgctgaaatttatttttaaagagtgtgCTCAGTGGTTTAACGCATGTGGGCTTTAGGAGGTTTGTTAAGATCTggactgcttttaaaaaaaaatctcagagagGATGCTTGATTCCACAGTTGATTTCACTGGTGAAGGTGAACCTAAAAGATGCTGCAAAGATGTGAGCAAAGTCTGAACTAAGAGAAGAGCTTGGAGTGATGTGATTTCTTTGTGGTGTCAGTGAAAAGGCTGGTCTGTTTAAATAAGAATTTGACATGAAGTGGAATGTGGTAGAAGGTAAAATCAGGCAGAAGACATGGTATTGGGCCTGGTTATTTTGGCTGAAAAATCCAGATACAGATGATAACTGatacatatatagagaagaggCATTTCTGAAGTTGTTCAAACattatggggtgtgtgtgtgtgtgtgtgtgtgtgtgtgtagctttaaTTTCATAGGTCAACTTGGGGATGAGGAAGCTGAAAGGTCCTGAAATAGTGGTAGAAGTGAAAGGAAAAGCCagctgtgagcatttagggacTTCATCATTATCATGATGGTCTGTTGCATTTCAGAGGACTTCAGAACTAAATATAATAGAAGGGGACATAGAAATCACCATATGACCCCGTAACTGTGACTTGGTATGAATGGAAGGAATATGGTTACCATCAGTTGGAGCCTGGGTGAACTCGTGGGggaagaacaaacagaaaaaaaattggttttgGGGGAAGCACTCCATGAAGGATGCAGAGACAGGACCAGAGCTCCAGAAGATTGGGAATGGTCTGGATAGTGGCAGTTAGATTGGCAGGAAGGGGTGGACCCAAAGGAAAGGAAGCGAGTTCAGGAAGGAGGAGCCATTGCTGATTCCAGagatttctgagctcagagaatAAGGAATATGAAGACAGCCCTGGAAACCCTGAGATAGATAGAAAAAAGTTATCAAAATGGACTCAGATTTACGGAGCTCAGGAGAACGGCAGTGATGTTGAAACAATGGACCTtgacatatttttattctttaaacttCTGACATACAATGTGATAAAATGTCAAGTGGAAATTTTTACAAGGTAGAGTAAAAGTACTTAGCTCCACGTGGAAGTGAGATACTTAAGGTGGAGAAAAAGCAAGTAGAGGACCAAAAGTCTTCAGGATAAAATCAGGTTACTCTAAAATCAGAACAAATGAGATGTGTGGGCACTTGATTGAgatgcaaaatttttttaaattcccaaaACTCTGTATTGAGATAAATGGTATTAAAATATAGTACctttaaaagtaaacaaaaaaatcagtgtaAAAAATCTATAATGGACAAAATATCAAATTTTGGTtcactgtaaatttttttttcagaaacttttaaaaaaaattttttttttaaatttttaaaaaattaaaaaaaaattttttttttaaattttccaaaatagGATAGGATTCCATTGTGgacattttaaagatgtattatttttattggaaaggcagatatatagagagaaggagagacagagaggaaggtcttccatccaatggttcactccccaagctgctgcaacggctggagctgagctaatccgaagccaggaaccaggagctcttctgggtctcccaagtggatgcaaggtcccaaggctttgggccgtcctcgactgttttcccaggccacagggacgtggatgggaagtggggctgccaggattagaactggtgcccctatgggatcctggcactttcaaggcgaggaccttaaccactatgctatcgtgctgggcccattgcggacattttaaaaacttttatctgttttttggtcttttttttttttttaaagatttatttacttttattacaaagtcagatacacagagaggagagacagagagaaagatcttccgtccgatgattcactccccaagtgagccacaacggccagtgctgtgccgacccgaagccgggaaccaggaacctcttccaggtctcccacgtgtgtacagggtcccagtgctctgggccgtcctcgactgctttcccaggccacaagcagggagctagatgggaagtggagctgccgggattagaaccggcgcccatatgggatcccggggcgttcaaggcgaggactttagccactaggccacggtgcaggGCCCTGTTTCTTGATCTTTAAGAATCAGATCAAAGATTCTGCttacttaaaaatgattttttttttcaaaatgaatcaaaGCTATTgaagaaatgtttgaaaatatatgTTGTTTTTCAAAGTAGATCAAAATACATTATGAATTTTTGGGAGAAATCCCTAATAAGTgaagttttattatttaatttgatgTAGactttttgcattaatttttcttttcaaaataatatattttgctGATCTTTTGGTACCTCTTATACTTTGAACCTAGGAAGGGTGTCTCACTTCCCTTATGGTAGACGTGACTTGGGCAGAAGGAGTCATTCCCTTCTGGACACTGATTGTTATCCTGTCTCATTGAGCACCCCGCAGTGTCGTGTCATGCCCACTTTTCTCTTCACATTTCCATGTTGAGACTCTCTGGCTCCCTCTTGGTCTGCTCATTACTCCCTTCCCCAGATGTCGTCTTCTCAGttcccttccccatctccccacacctgccctcctTGTCCCCCATGCTCCCCACTTCTCTCCAGCTTCTCTTGTGTCCAGATAGACCAACCAGAGTTTGACGCACCCCTCAAGCAAGAGCAGGAACAGAAGATCTATGCGCAGGTAAGATGGAGAGAGGCCCTGCCCTCAGACGTCAGGAAAAAGCCAGGGGCCTCTGCATCCTGTGACTGAGGTTGCCTTCTCCCAGATCGTGCGAGAGTATTtgacttacctgaatcagctgggaACATTGCTGGGAGGAGACCCTTTAAAGGTGCAACAGCATGCTGCCTTGTCCATCACCATCACCTCACAGTTGTTCCAGCTTCTGAGACCCCTGGAGCAGCGGCAGGCACAGGGCAACCTCTTCCAGACAGTCACTATTGGCCAACTACAGGTGCCTGGAACTGGGGTCCTGGGTGGGGACTGTGGGCGTGAAGGTCTTCCTCCAAActttctttcctctgccttttgCTCATCATGCCCTCAACCTCCCTTCCATCCCCTCTGTCTCCGTCCTCTACCTGAGTCACATCTGTGACCACTTTCAAACCCACGAGGAAGCCCTTTcgccttctttctctcctcccttctttgcCCCCTCAGCTTTGTGTCCCTCCTATAAGGAAATGGCCCCTGCCATCGACTGGTTATCCTGCCTGCAAGCAACCTTCACACCCATGTCCTTGAGCCCCTCACAGCCCCTTGTGGTCCACGACCTGGAGTATGTGAAGAACATGTCACATCTAGTGGAAGAGCTGCTGCTGAGGAACAGGTTTGCCCCAGGTGGACTGTGGGGAGAAGGAGATGGGAAGAGAGCCCGTGACCTCAGAGCTCGCAGGAGTTGAGCCAGGAAGGGACTCTCAGAAAGATGAGAAGCCCTGACCACATCTTGGGGCAGAGAGGGAATAGGATGGTGGCACAGTAGGGCAGACAACAAAGTATGCAGGGAGAACAGTTACTGTGGTAAACAGGATATTTATGTCTCTCCATTAGCCGAGTGCTGTGGGTAGGAATGGAGGCATGTAGAATAGAGAACTGGAACCAGTGAGAGCCGAGGCCATTTCCAGTGGTGCTGAATGGGCTCTGGAACCTTCTAAGAGTGTTCTGATGGGATCAGGAAGTCGAGAAGGGTGGGGACAGACCTGGCGAGACTTGCCAGCAAAGCCGGGAGAAGCTATACACAGTCCAACATTGTGGCACTAGGAGACACTTCTCGACACACACTGAAATATCTGAGTTTGAAGCTGGATGGAGCTgttttgtgaaatctgagtcatCCAGCTATCACCTGGCCTAGgtccttctctccctgtcacttgAGAAGGCAGACTCTTTATCTACTTACTTCCTTCTACCGTGTTTTGAACCCAGCCTACCCCAGACCAAAGAAAGCTCTTCTTGGCTGGTTTGTGTGTCAAAACTATTACTCCTTACTCACAtgtaggaagcagggctgcctccaGGAGCATCAAGGTGACTTACCTGAGGGGAAGCTTTTTCAGAGGGCCATATGTGgggcctttttaaattttaaaattttttgcatttaaagttttattgtattttgtattCACAGGGACTTTCTTCAAAGCCACATGATCCTGGGGCTGGTAGGGACTCTTTCTCCAGCCCTAGACAGTAAATTCCAGGAGGCACGCAGATCACTGAACGAGAAACTGCGGGAGCTGACGGACAGACCGCCTCTGGTGAGCAGAGAAGCGGATATTCCCAGATTGGGGTGAATGTTGGTAAATCTCTATCATTGGAAAAGGCGGGATGAGGGTAGCGGTCCCTCCATGTCTGAGGATTTCATTATTTACTCAGTATCTAGCATGTTGCCCAAGATGGAAAGACACTTCTTAACTGAGAGTCTTGAAATTCTATGTCAGACACATCCAAAGCCAAGGAGTCTCTAGTGCATTTACTACATGTCTACCATAGTAAGGGATCAGTTTAGCCTGAAAatcattgggatttttttttccccttagtaaTTTGCAACTTACAGACCATGATTCTGCTTTGgagaaactccacattcagagagggGAAAGGTCGTTATGGTTTATTGAGAAGTTACAATGTGCCAGACATTTCCTCCCTTCTTCAGTCCACTACCTTGATCCCCAGAATGCCATCATGTTCCGTGACCACTAGTTTATCCTTGTTATAAGGACAAGAGAATTGAAGTTCACAGGCTAAGGAACTGCATCACAGCCACAGAGGCTAATAGAGCTAGTAAATTGGTAAAATGAAGATTTGAACTCTGGTAGTCTGGCACTAAGGTTCTCGATGCTTACTCACTGTACTAAAAACTATTCCTGCTTAggaccttaaaaaaaattttttttttttttttgataagtcCTAAAGAAACTTCTGCCAAGCCTGTTGCTTGATTCAGAGAAGGCAGAACAGGACCCAGATCTTCTTGTGGGGAGTGAGGAATTGTTTTAACATTCCTGGCCACAAACAGGCTCCTGTAAATCCCAGCATGGTGTCCTGCCAGCACTTCATGGAGGGTATAGATGTGCCAATGTTGAGACTCATGCTCAAAGAATGTGGAGACTTACAAAGCCTGAAGTCATTATCTTTTCCATTAAGGTACATAAAAGTCCTcaggcttaaactcaatcaaactcTGTTAACAAGTAATTGTGTGACTTTGCGGAAGCCACTTTGCCCTCCACAACAACAGTATACAATATGACACATAAGAATAACGTTAGCAACTGGTGCATGTTAAGTAATCAGTGTAGTCACTGTTTGTCAGCATTTAACATGGACTATTTAACACTCGCAGCAACACTGAGGGTTTTCCTCTCCATTTTGCAAGTGCAAAAATCACCTTACAGAAGTCAAATAACTTCCCCAAGATCACATAGCtcaaaaacaaaggaacaaatgCCAAAACTAGGTTTGTTTAGTTCATGAGGTCATGTTTTAAAACATACACTGTATGGGATTGAGAAATAATGTGTGCCACAATGGGTTAGCAAATCTTTCTATAAAGGGCACCATGTTAAACATGCCTGGCTTGGTAAACACAAAAGCAGCTGTGCACTAAAGTAAGTTAATGTGATAAACTATGATTCCATACAATTCTGGCTGAGACAAAACAGAAACTCTTGGTGTTCCTATGAAGGAAATATCAGGGAAGGTTTGTTTGTGCAGGAGGAATGTTTAGTGAGAGGAAGAGATTTTCTGGCTGAGGAACTGGTATCATCCATTTCATTGGAACAGTATATGGGAACATTAAACTTGTTGCAATGAGACAGTGCACGGGGCAGGATAGCTGTAACTTGTTGCAGTATAAGGACATCTACTGATGGCTCTGGCTGAGACAAGATGACTTAGCTTAAATACAAAGCTGTGCCCAGTTGCTGCTGGTGGTTCATGTACTGGATGTTTGCTTGTTCTAGAAAAGAATCCAGGGCAACTAGAACAGCGTGGAAAAAATAGTAGGGAATAAATCagagaggggaggaaaaaaaacttgTAGCATCTGATAGAACACTGTAAGGACTTCAGCTTTTCTCTGTATAAAATAGGCATACGCACAGTGTGTCTGTTATGTGTTTCAGAAGAATGAATTTTAAGGTAGGCATGATTTCCAGAGTGACCTGTGATTTAAGAGGAATAATACAACACCAAGGTTTTGCCCTTGATTTGACCAACATTTTTAGTTCTAGGCAATGGTTATTAATCATAgacttttgttcattttcttctgacTTAATTCTAACTTGAAAGACTGCTCAATCTCATCATCTGATTGGTTTCTGTGCTTTAATTTTGAATATATAGTCAATGAAAACAGCATCAAGCcagttttttttaactgaacTCATGAAACTGAGTTATAGAAATTGACAGCTAGACTTTTTATGACAGTTAAGTCTAAGCCATTTCTTTTCAACCATCATCCTAGTTTATTCAGGAAATTTTAACCTTTGTTTCAATCATCCTTTCTATTACTTTTGGTTTCTGGTTCTAGATCATTTACAATTTTATTCAGTGAATGTTCATCCAGACTATTATTAAGATCCTGAAGGGTAGAAGAGCACCATGGCATATTAGGGAAAGCCTTGCTGTAGATTCATTTATCATTTGCACAAAGGGTATTTATTGAGTATTTTTAGTCTATCCCGGACACTGCTCTTGGCATTTGGGATAAAGCAGTGAACCAAATGGTAAATATTTCTGTCTTTAAGTACTTACATGCTATTTCAAGAAGATAAATGATAAATGACATAGGTGATGGaatgaagaaagcaaaatgaGGAAATTCTAGATGGGGAGCAATTGTGATTCTTAGTACAAAGGTCAGGAGAAGTCACATGACTTTAAGTCATTCATCCTTGATGTTTAGTTATGGTTTAGGCAAACTATGTTATCATTCAACATTGACTTTTCCATTTAATGGACTCTAAGTTTGTGGTTTTATGAAAAGTCTTCCTAAAATCAAGATAATGTCAACAGAGCATAGAGATATTATAGCATATATATAGAATACTCTCAATCATTTCATCCATATCTCTGGGGAAGATAGAATAGGTATTCTCATTTTTGTAGCTGGTATAATCGGAACAAAGTATTTAAGTGAAAAACTCACATATAGTCAATGCTGAATTCTCTGGTAAGTGATAACGTCATAGTGGTCAAAGATGATGAATGTAGTGTGTAGATATATTTTATTGGCCTTTACACTCTTTTGCAAATTTTGGATTAATTGTCAACATTCAAACATTGGGTCTTGGCATGCCAATATTCAGATCTCCAGCccgtgtgtacatgtgtgttggggtggggagcagaatGGGGCCAGCCTTTTGCAGTGGCAGCTGCTAGCTATGGCTACCTGGTATAGGTGCAGCTCAGACTGAAACAGACCTATCATGTCCAGTCTACCAAATTCTACAACTCTGATGTGGAACTGTGACTCTTCAGTTATGTCACCACAGGGCTCTTTATTTCCTTACCTTACCTACTATCTACTACTTGACAATCCTCCTAACTGGAGGAAATTGTCTGACTTTGGCATTATTTGTCCTTAGTGAACCCATCCTGGCTGTTAGTAGGTACATATGTTTTAAATTGTTcagaaatttgttttatttctaaaatgtattctagaattttaaaaatcatgttactTAACCATTGACATTAGAGATTCCTAGCTGAAATATAATTGCTAAAATCTGTTTTATCCTGTTGAAGATTGTTCAAATGTTTCCCTCTAGACTCCTAGAATATGCCTTGATTTCTATCCTTTTGTTATTCGTGTTACTATATTCCTATTACCTTTTTTATACCCTAAAATTAATCTCATTGGGCTTATTACTTTGTGTTTAAAGTATGTCATCCATCCTCTATATTTTAgactttttttccctctatttttcATTCCTCCTTTCGATCAATGCGGTGTAATCTGTCACTGACATCTTGAGAGATGACTGTAGTATTATGAGGCAGTAGCTGCATTTCCCAGAGGCTGGGTCCCAGGTCAAAGGATGTTGCAGAAATAGTCAGGCACCAGTAAATGGAATTAGGAAATAACTCAGGGACTACCAGGCATGTGAAGGGCAGGAAGATCCACACTAGGAGCTCAGCTGGGTTCTTCACTGTTGCTGTTGGCCACAGCCATAATATTGCCGTTGTTTAATGAGAAATGTCGCAGGGAGCCAAACTTGttgggagagagaaaggacaCTGGCAGTACTCGGCACATCCCCATTTGTCTCCATCCTTGTCCTTTTCATCAGATCTAGATTGCTCTCTACTCCTTTTTGCTTTTCATGTTGTGTCTTACAGCTCATCATACATCATAAAAAGAGTCTGAGCTCTTATTACCCTGACAGATGAGAAGACATCCCATGGCATGGACCAGAACACTCAAATGTGGTCACATAGACCTGGAGTAACCTCTAAGCTGATGAAAACTTCCCAACAGGCAGACCCAAGAGTGTCTTCAACCACCACCTTACTGGCCTTCCCTTTTGTTTCCTCTGGTGGGACAGCTCCAAACCCTCTCTCAAACCTCAGGACCAACTCAGCTCAC from Ochotona princeps isolate mOchPri1 chromosome 25, mOchPri1.hap1, whole genome shotgun sequence encodes:
- the KEL gene encoding kell blood group glycoprotein isoform X4 — encoded protein: MGTRWSQESSADEGQSTERSRQRAPARWVLLAVLTVSLLLGSFVLLVFVFRNCGPPPCDTPVCLDLLGRYVASGNSSVDPCTDFFSLACGRATGDNNPFQDLAEENKSRLRRILEAPGSWDPGSGEEKAFRFYSSCMDTQAIEDAGAGPLKQVIEELGGWHISGNWTSLDFNQTLKLLMSRYGHFPFFRAYLRPHPTPPHTPVIQIDQPEFDAPLKQEQEQKIYAQIVREYLTYLNQLGTLLGGDPLKVQQHAALSITITSQLFQLLRPLEQRQAQGNLFQTVTIGQLQEMAPAIDWLSCLQATFTPMSLSPSQPLVVHDLEYVKNMSHLVEELLLRNRDFLQSHMILGLVGTLSPALDSKFQEARRSLNEKLRELTDRPPLPVYPRWMKCVEETGTYFEPTLAALFVREAFGSSTQSAAMKLFTAVKEALISRLKRLSWMNEETQKEAKDRVTHLQVKIGAPEWALKPELAKQEYSDIQLGPNFLQSVLSCARSLRTRIVQNFLKPFPQHRWQVSAWGVNAYYSISDHVVVFPAGLLQPPFFHPGYPRAVNFGAAGSIMAHKLLHVFYQFCIQQESNTLPWGDHPAQSGPQFPAALLPKLCPDDV
- the KEL gene encoding kell blood group glycoprotein isoform X5, with the translated sequence MGTRWSQESSADEGQSTERSRQRAPARWVLLAVLTVSLLLGSFVLLVFVFRNCGPPPCDTPVCLDLLGRYVASGNSSVDPCTDFFSLACGRATGDNNPFQDLAEENKSRLRRILEAPGSWDPGSGEEKAFRFYSSCMDTQAIEDAGAGPLKQVIEELGGWHISGNWTSLDFNQTLKLLMSRYGHFPFFRAYLRPHPTPPHTPVIQIDQPEFDAPLKQEQEQKIYAQIVREYLTYLNQLGTLLGGDPLKVQQHAALSITITSQLFQLLRPLEQRQAQGNLFQTVTIGQLQEMAPAIDWLSCLQATFTPMSLSPSQPLVVHDLEYVKNMSHLVEELLLRNRDFLQSHMILGLVGTLSPALDSKFQEARRSLNEKLRELTDRPPLPVYPRWMKCVEETGTYFEPTLAALFVREAFGSSTQSAAMKLFTAVKEALISRLKRLSWMNEETQKEAKDRVTHLQVKIGAPEWALKPELAKQEYSDIQLGPNFLQSVLSCARSLRTRIVQNFLKPFPQHRWQVSAWGVNAYYSISDHVVVFPAGLLQPPFFHPGYPRAVNFGAAGSIMAHKLLHVFYQFCGAPWGLPQL